The Azotosporobacter soli genomic interval CGTGGAGCAACCTGCTCTGGCGATGGAGTTCCACCTGACCGCCGGTGACTTTAACGGCGCAGGAGATGCGTCAGGCAAGATCAAGCGTACCTTGCAGCAGGTCGGCGTGAAGGCTGAGGTGATTAGGCGCATCGCGATCAGCGCCTACGAGGCCGAAATGAATGTGATCATTCATTCGCTGGGCGGTGATATCCGGGCCAAGGTATACCCGGATCGAACCGAGATCGAGGTCAAGGATTCCGG includes:
- a CDS encoding ATP-binding protein, giving the protein MEQPALAMEFHLTAGDFNGAGDASGKIKRTLQQVGVKAEVIRRIAISAYEAEMNVIIHSLGGDIRAKVYPDRTEIEVKDSGPGIADVDQAMQEGYSTAPDHIREMGFGAGMGLPNMSRCADRFSIESKVGEGTTLRIIINH